The following proteins come from a genomic window of Acinonyx jubatus isolate Ajub_Pintada_27869175 chromosome C1, VMU_Ajub_asm_v1.0, whole genome shotgun sequence:
- the S100PBP gene encoding S100P-binding protein isoform X2: protein MTCSLVPSEQSSGTSLLPKDSAPFSWGSSDEDGLDDSLLDLSEGEEDDGHFSFTEEDIQELLKDDDLSNEHFSWGGGLLKDDSSHVEKGGKGDQILFDTSQEKNSSYTLGPVAETPGLLKLPQLSTSVGHGPTPTKLLNRHFALEKNLVKVTVAPFNPTVCDAVLDKDKTDLSKDLEKPSSLGEEMREDGLSPNESKLCTESEGISPNNSAWDMPPLSSPDSNFQQTVSDKNMPDSKKPTPVFSQILDNSETPHLGSSWKNGSHKSNCEMTFPIVSSSSNKDVLDKDSGKLKVNERRLGKVIPVLQAKRRTNVPTFSQSDLEKQKQSYLKEVIAHIEHPKDTNQGALGELCALMGQVHHVPNPKWQHPSDLTMRNYARFRQKPLQRYSLTQWVDRNMRSHHRFQRLPDFPPSPFVSPHQQ, encoded by the exons ATGACGTGCTCACTAGTGCCCTCTGAACAGTCTTCTGGGACTTCTCTCTTGCCTAAGGACAGTGCCCCATTTTCATGGGGTTCCTCGGATGAGGATGGATTGGATGACTCCTTGCTGGATCTGTCTGAGGGAGAAGAAGATGATGGCCATTTCAGTTTCACAGAGGAAGATATTCAGGAGCTCTTGAAGGATGATGACCTATCAAATGAGCACTTTTCTTGGGGAGGAGGGTTGCTTAAAGATGACAGCAGTCACGttgagaagggagggaaaggggatcAAATTCTATTTGATACTTCCCAAGAGAAAAATTCATCATACACCTTGGGACCAGTAGCTGAGACCCCTGGCCTCTTAAAACTACCTCAACTAAGTACATCAGTTGGTCATGGCCCAACTCCTACTAAACTGTTAAACAGACACTTTGCACTAGAAAAGAATCTTGTAAAAGTAACAGTTGCACCATTTAATCCAACAGTTTGTGATGCTGTGCTTGATAAGGACAAGACTGATTTATCCAAAGATCTTGAAAAGCCCTCCTCCCTTGGGGAAGAGATGAGAGAAGATGGTCTTAGCCCAAATGAGAGCAAACTCTGCACTGAATCTGAAGGGATCAGTCCCAATAATTCTGCTTGGGATATGCCCCCACTCTCTTCTCCAGACAGTAACTTTCAGCAAACTGTGTCTGATAAAAATATGCCTGACAGTAAGAAACCTACACCTGTATTCTCTCAGATCTTGGACAATTCAGAGACTCCTCATTTGGGGTCATCCTGGAAAAATGGATCACATAAATCAAATTGTGAAATGACGTTTCCAATTGTTTCCAGTTCATCAAACAAA GATGTTCTTGACAAGGATTCTGGGAAGCTGAAAGTCAACGAGAGAAGACTAGGCAAAGTCATACCTGTTCTGCAAGCCAAAAGAAG GACTAATGTTCCGACGTTTTCACAATCAGATCTAGAAAAGCAGAAGCAAAGTTATCTCAAGGAAGTCATTGCTCATATAGAACACCCAAAGGACACTAACCAAG GTGCCTTGGGGGAACTGTGCGCCTTGATGGGTCAAGTTCATCATGTGCCAAACCCAAAATGGCAGCATCCTTCGGACCTCACCATGCG AAACTACGCTCGGTTCCGACAGAAACCTCTGCAAAGATACAGTCTGACTCAGTGGGTTGACAGGAACATGCGAAGCCACCATCGGTTCCAGCGTCTCCCAGATTTCCCACCAAGTCCATTTGTCTCACCCCATCAGCAGTGA
- the S100PBP gene encoding S100P-binding protein isoform X1: MTCSLVPSEQSSGTSLLPKDSAPFSWGSSDEDGLDDSLLDLSEGEEDDGHFSFTEEDIQELLKDDDLSNEHFSWGGGLLKDDSSHVEKGGKGDQILFDTSQEKNSSYTLGPVAETPGLLKLPQLSTSVGHGPTPTKLLNRHFALEKNLVKVTVAPFNPTVCDAVLDKDKTDLSKDLEKPSSLGEEMREDGLSPNESKLCTESEGISPNNSAWDMPPLSSPDSNFQQTVSDKNMPDSKKPTPVFSQILDNSETPHLGSSWKNGSHKSNCEMTFPIVSSSSNKQDVLDKDSGKLKVNERRLGKVIPVLQAKRRTNVPTFSQSDLEKQKQSYLKEVIAHIEHPKDTNQGALGELCALMGQVHHVPNPKWQHPSDLTMRNYARFRQKPLQRYSLTQWVDRNMRSHHRFQRLPDFPPSPFVSPHQQ; this comes from the exons ATGACGTGCTCACTAGTGCCCTCTGAACAGTCTTCTGGGACTTCTCTCTTGCCTAAGGACAGTGCCCCATTTTCATGGGGTTCCTCGGATGAGGATGGATTGGATGACTCCTTGCTGGATCTGTCTGAGGGAGAAGAAGATGATGGCCATTTCAGTTTCACAGAGGAAGATATTCAGGAGCTCTTGAAGGATGATGACCTATCAAATGAGCACTTTTCTTGGGGAGGAGGGTTGCTTAAAGATGACAGCAGTCACGttgagaagggagggaaaggggatcAAATTCTATTTGATACTTCCCAAGAGAAAAATTCATCATACACCTTGGGACCAGTAGCTGAGACCCCTGGCCTCTTAAAACTACCTCAACTAAGTACATCAGTTGGTCATGGCCCAACTCCTACTAAACTGTTAAACAGACACTTTGCACTAGAAAAGAATCTTGTAAAAGTAACAGTTGCACCATTTAATCCAACAGTTTGTGATGCTGTGCTTGATAAGGACAAGACTGATTTATCCAAAGATCTTGAAAAGCCCTCCTCCCTTGGGGAAGAGATGAGAGAAGATGGTCTTAGCCCAAATGAGAGCAAACTCTGCACTGAATCTGAAGGGATCAGTCCCAATAATTCTGCTTGGGATATGCCCCCACTCTCTTCTCCAGACAGTAACTTTCAGCAAACTGTGTCTGATAAAAATATGCCTGACAGTAAGAAACCTACACCTGTATTCTCTCAGATCTTGGACAATTCAGAGACTCCTCATTTGGGGTCATCCTGGAAAAATGGATCACATAAATCAAATTGTGAAATGACGTTTCCAATTGTTTCCAGTTCATCAAACAAA CAGGATGTTCTTGACAAGGATTCTGGGAAGCTGAAAGTCAACGAGAGAAGACTAGGCAAAGTCATACCTGTTCTGCAAGCCAAAAGAAG GACTAATGTTCCGACGTTTTCACAATCAGATCTAGAAAAGCAGAAGCAAAGTTATCTCAAGGAAGTCATTGCTCATATAGAACACCCAAAGGACACTAACCAAG GTGCCTTGGGGGAACTGTGCGCCTTGATGGGTCAAGTTCATCATGTGCCAAACCCAAAATGGCAGCATCCTTCGGACCTCACCATGCG AAACTACGCTCGGTTCCGACAGAAACCTCTGCAAAGATACAGTCTGACTCAGTGGGTTGACAGGAACATGCGAAGCCACCATCGGTTCCAGCGTCTCCCAGATTTCCCACCAAGTCCATTTGTCTCACCCCATCAGCAGTGA